From the Halodesulfovibrio sp. genome, one window contains:
- a CDS encoding 4Fe-4S dicluster domain-containing protein codes for MACKFISNEDTTKWIEALAKDHVVFVPVEDGGSVTFRPFAEGRKPVLDRMPVRSSKEAVFPQTETLLTYKYDKDPENQDGTSVRIKETLPRERAVVFGARPCGTRGMSVFDRVFDNDRIRDPYYATRRENTLHVTIACTKVESTCFCHEVGSGPADTDCSDVLLTPVQGGYTAEAVNDRGAKMLEASFFADGGDKCAEAEAVKKATRELLGEAHDFSDAPEKLLAAFDDAEFWEEQAAGCISCGACTYLCPTCYCFNITDEPTGTTGKRVRSWDTCMSFQYTLEGSGHNPRSIKANRLKNRVNHKFAYIPNTYDKHIGCCGCGRCIKSCPASVDIRAIVKAAQTRGAEKESK; via the coding sequence ATGGCTTGCAAATTTATCTCAAACGAAGACACCACTAAGTGGATCGAAGCTCTTGCAAAAGATCACGTAGTGTTTGTTCCGGTGGAGGACGGCGGTTCCGTAACCTTCCGTCCGTTTGCAGAAGGGCGTAAGCCGGTTCTTGACCGTATGCCTGTTCGCTCATCGAAAGAAGCAGTGTTCCCGCAAACAGAAACTCTGCTTACCTATAAATACGACAAAGATCCTGAAAATCAGGATGGTACCTCTGTTCGCATTAAAGAAACTCTGCCGCGCGAGCGTGCAGTAGTTTTCGGTGCGCGTCCATGTGGTACTCGCGGTATGAGTGTGTTTGACAGAGTGTTCGATAATGATCGCATTCGTGATCCTTACTACGCAACACGTCGTGAAAACACACTGCACGTTACTATTGCATGTACTAAAGTTGAATCTACTTGCTTCTGTCATGAAGTTGGTAGCGGTCCGGCAGACACAGACTGTTCTGACGTTCTGCTTACTCCTGTACAGGGCGGCTACACTGCTGAAGCTGTGAACGACCGTGGCGCAAAGATGCTTGAAGCATCCTTCTTTGCTGACGGTGGTGACAAATGTGCTGAAGCAGAAGCAGTTAAAAAAGCTACTCGTGAATTACTTGGCGAAGCACATGACTTCTCCGACGCACCTGAGAAGCTTCTTGCTGCGTTTGATGACGCTGAGTTCTGGGAAGAGCAGGCTGCCGGTTGTATCAGCTGTGGTGCTTGTACATACCTTTGTCCTACCTGTTACTGTTTCAACATCACTGATGAACCAACCGGTACAACAGGCAAACGCGTACGTTCATGGGATACCTGCATGAGCTTCCAGTACACATTGGAAGGTAGCGGGCATAACCCACGTTCTATCAAAGCTAACCGCCTTAAAAACCGTGTGAATCATAAGTTCGCATACATTCCTAATACATACGATAAGCATATTGGATGTTGCGGTTGTGGTCGTTGCATTAAAAGCTGTCCTGCTTCTGTGGATATTCGCGCTATTGTTAAAGCAGCACAGACTCGCGGCGCCGAGAAGGAGTCTAAGTAA
- a CDS encoding CoB--CoM heterodisulfide reductase iron-sulfur subunit A family protein: MRIGVFVCHCGSNIAATVDCPAVAEQAKMLQDVVFTTDTMYTCSEPGQNEIIEAIKEHNLDGVVVASCSPRMHEPTFRRALERAGLNKYMLEMANIREHVSWIGKNKERNTVKAFELVEIAVAKLRNNLPLYANKFDVNKRVLVIGGGVAGIQAALDCADAGYEVVMVEREQSIGGKMAKIDKTFPTVDCSSCILGPKMVDVAQHENITLYAMSEVEKIDGYVGNFEVQVRKKATYVNWDNCTGCGACMEKCPSKKNVDEFNEGISKCTAINIPFPQAIPKKAAINPKGCLMLKKGKCGVCAKICPTKCIDFEQKDEVLTERVGAVIAATGYDMFDHSVYKQYGAGQYPDVITSLQYERLMNASGPTGGHIVRPSDGKEPKKVVFVQCVGSRDPAVGRPYCSGFCCMYTAKQAILTKDHIPDSDSYVFYMDIRSPGKGYDEFTRRAQEQYGVQYLRGRVSMIYPKGDKYIVRGADTLAGTQVEVEADLVVLAVGAESAKNAPALAEKMRISYDSYGFFMEAHPKLKPVETNTAGVYLAGSCVGPRDIPTSVGQGSAAAAKVMTLFSKDKLESDPQVSSVNASRCVGCLKCATTCPFGAIKEVTDRAGNVKAEVIETVCQGCGICTVTCPQGAIQLQHFTDNQILAEVNALCQAQLDF; this comes from the coding sequence ATGCGTATAGGCGTATTTGTCTGCCATTGCGGCAGTAACATCGCGGCTACTGTTGACTGTCCGGCTGTAGCGGAGCAAGCAAAGATGTTACAGGACGTAGTGTTTACAACAGACACTATGTACACCTGTTCCGAGCCGGGACAGAATGAAATTATTGAAGCTATTAAAGAGCACAACCTTGATGGTGTTGTTGTTGCTTCCTGTTCACCACGTATGCACGAGCCTACTTTCCGCCGTGCTCTTGAGCGTGCAGGTCTCAACAAATACATGCTCGAAATGGCAAACATCCGCGAACATGTTTCCTGGATTGGTAAAAACAAGGAACGCAACACAGTAAAAGCGTTTGAACTTGTTGAAATTGCTGTTGCCAAGCTGCGTAACAACCTTCCACTGTACGCTAACAAGTTCGATGTAAACAAACGCGTTCTTGTTATCGGTGGTGGTGTTGCCGGTATTCAGGCTGCCCTTGATTGTGCAGATGCTGGCTACGAGGTCGTGATGGTTGAGCGTGAGCAGTCCATCGGCGGCAAAATGGCAAAAATCGACAAAACATTCCCGACCGTTGACTGTTCCTCCTGTATTCTCGGCCCTAAAATGGTAGACGTAGCACAGCATGAAAATATCACGCTGTATGCAATGTCTGAGGTTGAGAAAATTGACGGCTACGTTGGTAACTTTGAAGTGCAGGTGCGCAAAAAAGCTACATACGTAAACTGGGATAACTGTACCGGTTGTGGTGCATGTATGGAAAAATGCCCAAGTAAGAAAAACGTTGATGAATTCAACGAAGGCATTTCCAAATGTACAGCCATCAACATTCCGTTCCCGCAGGCTATTCCAAAGAAAGCTGCTATCAATCCGAAAGGCTGCTTAATGCTCAAGAAAGGCAAATGTGGCGTTTGCGCTAAAATTTGTCCTACCAAGTGCATTGACTTTGAACAGAAGGATGAAGTGCTGACCGAAAGAGTCGGCGCAGTCATCGCAGCGACCGGTTACGATATGTTCGACCACTCTGTGTACAAACAGTACGGTGCAGGTCAGTACCCGGACGTTATCACTTCCCTTCAGTACGAACGTCTTATGAACGCATCCGGTCCTACCGGCGGTCATATTGTACGTCCTTCTGACGGTAAAGAGCCGAAAAAAGTTGTGTTCGTACAGTGTGTAGGTTCTCGTGATCCTGCCGTTGGTCGTCCATACTGCTCCGGTTTCTGCTGCATGTACACAGCAAAACAGGCAATTCTTACTAAAGACCATATCCCTGATTCTGATTCCTACGTTTTCTACATGGACATTCGTTCCCCTGGTAAAGGGTATGACGAATTTACCCGTAGAGCACAGGAACAGTACGGCGTGCAGTACCTTCGTGGTCGCGTGTCCATGATCTACCCTAAAGGCGACAAGTACATCGTACGTGGTGCGGATACTCTCGCTGGCACTCAGGTAGAAGTGGAAGCAGATCTCGTAGTTCTGGCTGTTGGTGCGGAAAGTGCTAAAAACGCACCTGCACTTGCTGAAAAAATGCGTATTTCCTACGACTCCTACGGATTCTTCATGGAAGCTCACCCTAAACTTAAACCTGTAGAAACAAACACCGCCGGTGTGTACCTTGCAGGTTCTTGTGTAGGTCCTAGAGATATTCCTACTTCCGTTGGTCAGGGTAGTGCAGCAGCAGCTAAGGTAATGACCCTGTTCTCTAAAGATAAGCTTGAAAGTGACCCTCAGGTTTCCAGCGTTAATGCATCTCGCTGCGTAGGCTGCCTGAAGTGTGCTACTACTTGTCCGTTCGGCGCTATTAAAGAAGTGACTGACCGTGCAGGTAACGTAAAAGCTGAAGTTATTGAAACAGTATGTCAGGGTTGCGGTATTTGTACCGTTACCTGTCCTCAGGGTGCTATCCAGCTACAGCACTTTACAGACAACCAGATTCTCGCGGAGGTTAACGCCTTATGTCAGGCTCAACTGGACTTTTAA
- a CDS encoding 4Fe-4S dicluster domain-containing protein, with amino-acid sequence MQALAELKEQIRQALPELDVVIGWQEGFDALHTRPLFIRSEADIDKLVVNEFCVVNPSSYLREMRGGKKVGLVLKGCDSRSVIQLIQEDLLKEEDLTIFGFGCSGVLNHAKLQARFGNIGFIESIENDGSTVSLVVEGKKETVPFVEVCADKCLTCSYPNTLQCTHFAGEKSDKQPESEQDKALEEFEKLSLEERFAFWQDQMRRCIRCYACRNACPMCVCKDHCLANSREPKWLSEDVDVQNNLMFQMIHVMHLTGRCVECGECERACPMDIPIMLLRRKMAGIVRDVFAYNAGTNAEDTPPLMQFKVEEPTIEERH; translated from the coding sequence ATGCAGGCTCTTGCAGAACTTAAAGAACAAATCCGTCAGGCATTGCCTGAGCTGGATGTAGTTATCGGTTGGCAGGAGGGCTTTGATGCATTGCACACTCGCCCTCTCTTTATCCGCTCCGAAGCTGATATTGATAAGCTGGTAGTTAACGAATTCTGCGTAGTGAACCCTTCTTCCTACCTGCGTGAAATGCGCGGTGGCAAGAAAGTTGGTCTTGTGCTGAAAGGGTGTGATTCCCGTTCCGTTATCCAGCTTATTCAGGAAGATCTTCTTAAAGAAGAAGACCTCACCATCTTCGGTTTTGGCTGTAGTGGTGTTTTGAACCATGCAAAACTTCAGGCTCGTTTTGGCAACATCGGCTTTATCGAGTCTATTGAAAATGATGGTTCAACTGTAAGCCTCGTAGTTGAAGGTAAGAAAGAAACTGTACCGTTCGTAGAAGTATGTGCGGACAAGTGTTTAACATGTTCTTACCCGAACACCTTGCAGTGTACTCACTTTGCTGGTGAAAAATCTGATAAGCAGCCAGAATCTGAGCAGGATAAGGCTCTCGAAGAATTTGAAAAGCTTTCTTTGGAAGAGCGTTTTGCTTTCTGGCAGGATCAGATGCGCCGTTGCATCCGTTGTTATGCATGCCGTAACGCATGTCCAATGTGCGTATGTAAAGACCATTGTCTTGCGAACTCCCGTGAGCCTAAATGGCTGAGCGAAGACGTTGACGTGCAGAACAACCTCATGTTCCAGATGATTCACGTAATGCACCTTACTGGTCGTTGCGTAGAGTGCGGTGAATGTGAACGTGCATGTCCAATGGATATTCCAATTATGCTGTTACGACGCAAAATGGCCGGTATTGTTCGCGATGTTTTCGCATACAATGCAGGAACCAACGCAGAAGATACTCCTCCGCTTATGCAGTTTAAAGTGGAAGAACCAACTATCGAGGAGCGGCACTAG
- a CDS encoding hydrogenase iron-sulfur subunit: MSGSTGLLTEGHDLRIVGFLCNWCSYGGADTAGVARFEQPTDLRVIRVPCSGRIDPLFIARALLSGADGVLVSGCHPRDCHYAEGNFYARRRFEMLKQFLSVTGIDPERFHYTWVSASEGQRWQDVVTSFTERIRDLGPAPKISGGTGYDEECLKEIAAAVSLGEQCPCHKEKA, from the coding sequence ATGTCAGGCTCAACTGGACTTTTAACAGAAGGTCACGATCTTCGTATTGTTGGTTTTCTGTGTAACTGGTGCTCCTACGGTGGTGCAGATACCGCTGGTGTTGCACGTTTTGAACAGCCTACAGATTTGCGCGTAATCCGCGTACCTTGTTCTGGTCGTATCGACCCGCTGTTCATTGCACGCGCACTTCTTAGCGGTGCAGATGGCGTTCTCGTATCCGGCTGTCACCCTCGTGACTGTCACTACGCAGAAGGTAACTTCTACGCACGTCGCCGTTTTGAAATGCTCAAGCAGTTCCTGTCCGTTACCGGTATTGATCCGGAACGCTTCCATTACACATGGGTTTCTGCATCCGAAGGTCAGCGCTGGCAGGATGTTGTAACCTCCTTTACAGAACGCATTCGCGATCTCGGTCCCGCTCCGAAAATTTCTGGCGGCACCGGCTATGACGAAGAGTGTCTGAAAGAAATCGCGGCTGCTGTTTCCCTTGGTGAGCAGTGCCCGTGCCATAAGGAGAAAGCGTAA